A genomic region of Pyrus communis chromosome 14, drPyrComm1.1, whole genome shotgun sequence contains the following coding sequences:
- the LOC137714440 gene encoding uncharacterized protein — MSNLNKLDFTALEVSGRKYLRWVQDVKLRLIAKNLRLAIEEETDNPVGEAEKATAMIFIRRHIHDALQTEYLAEEDPHVLWVVLADRFDHQNDIFLPEARHDWQHLRFEDFKYVNEYNSEVCRIRSLLKFCNEILTEDDLLEKTYSTLSSQI; from the coding sequence atgtcgaatttgaacaaactcgacttcaccgctTTGGAGGTCTCTGGAAGGAAATACCTCAGGTGGgttcaagatgtgaagctccgcCTCATTGCCAAGAACTTGCGTCTCGCTATTGAAGAAGAGACGGACAACCCTGTTGGCGAAGCTGAAAAAGCcactgctatgatcttcattcgaagacatatCCATGATGCTTTGCAAACTGAATATCTTGCTGAGGAGGATCCACATGTACTCTGGGTCGTTTTGgctgatcgttttgatcaccaaaatgacatattcttgcctgaagcaagacacgactggcagCACTTACGCTTCGAAGACTTTAAgtatgtgaatgaatataattctgaagtttgtcgaatccgatcacttctTAAGTTTTGCAATGAAATTTTGACTGAAGAtgatctcctggagaagacctattcgacacTAAGCTctcagatttga